One genomic segment of Aquipluma nitroreducens includes these proteins:
- a CDS encoding RNA polymerase sigma-70 factor, translated as MGVNETKLISDYGLAESIKNSNQGVFELVFNYYYSGLVIYADQIIKDTAISEDIVQSVFMKLWETRESIEIRSFRSYFIQCVKNRCIDHLRNQQVKHRFDNRIPDANHLVMEEDLWTKNELAELIQNAVDDLAPRCREIFWMSRYENLKVAEIAEKLNISKRTVETQISKALKILRVKLVDYISVLILYFFY; from the coding sequence ATGGGGGTTAACGAAACTAAACTTATTTCAGATTACGGCCTTGCTGAGAGCATTAAAAACTCCAATCAGGGAGTCTTCGAATTGGTATTCAATTACTATTATTCGGGGTTGGTAATTTATGCGGATCAGATTATAAAAGATACGGCGATATCTGAAGACATTGTTCAGTCAGTTTTTATGAAATTATGGGAGACTCGGGAAAGTATCGAGATTCGTTCTTTCCGTTCCTATTTTATACAATGTGTAAAAAACCGTTGTATAGACCATCTTCGCAATCAACAAGTAAAGCACCGGTTCGATAACCGGATTCCTGACGCCAATCATCTGGTTATGGAAGAAGACCTTTGGACAAAAAATGAACTTGCTGAATTAATTCAGAATGCTGTTGACGATCTTGCTCCGCGTTGTCGTGAAATATTCTGGATGAGTCGATACGAAAACCTCAAGGTGGCTGAAATTGCTGAAAAGCTTAATATTTCGAAACGAACTGTTGAAACTCAGATTAGCAAAGCACTTAAAATATTACGAGTTAAACTTGTTGACTACATCTCGGTTTTGATACTCTATTTTTTTTATTGA
- a CDS encoding alpha-amylase family glycosyl hydrolase: MTRIGILIIAFLFPLGLFAQLSTNPVLPIDSKAVTITFDSSKDSRLGLFSGELYAHTGVSIAGIGDWKHVIGNWNDNAIQPKLTNKGNGIYELVINPDINTYYSVPPSELVTKMDFVFRSADGSKQTNDLFINVSTEDLHVNITSPSRINVFDKNQSFQFTASSTASADLKLFLNNQQISSVTGTELTQTMTIPDAGNYWLKATVTQNTTIKRDSVYVCIRETTPIEAKPSGLQAGINYTSDQSATLVIYAPFKNNIFVTGDFNDWLPDNGYQMKKDGDYYWLTINNLIPQKEYVFQYLIDGSLKVADPYTDKVSDPDDKYISTSTYPNLISYPEGKATDRASVLQTAQTPYSWRNSSYAIPQTSKLSIYELLLRDFTTEGTYNAVQAKLDYLKQLGINTIELMPFSEFEGNDSWGYNPNFYFAPDKAYGTKNDLKALIDECHKQGFIVIQDMVLNHSYNSSPLAKMYWNSTLSRPAANNPWYNETSPNTAYSWGNDFNHESQATKDFVDRVTRYWMTEYKVDGFRFDFTKGFTNTPGDGSGYDAARIAILKRMADKIWEVNPKAIVILEHFAINSEEQELTSYGNGMLVWGNANSTFAEAAMGYNESNKSDFNWASYQKRGFTKPGLVAYMESHDEERQMFKTETYGNSFGTYNTKDLNTALTRSQLSTTFFMSLAGPKMIWQFGELGYDISIDQNGRVGKKPILWSYFDDPERKKLFDVYAAMLRLRSQFDVFTSGTETLSVNGNFKKIQLKLNDHNINLLGNFGLADQTVIPGFQHTGLWYEFFTGAELNISDVSTTILLKAGEYRLYSDKKLPEFKGPLTDSSVKLSNSDIRIFPNPATDRLQIEAPDAIQEIELISADGKILRKLQPNATRFTFELNGINRGLFFVRIKTTRQIFTEKMIKN; this comes from the coding sequence ATGACCCGCATTGGTATTCTTATTATTGCATTTCTTTTTCCTCTCGGCCTTTTTGCCCAGCTCAGCACAAACCCAGTCCTGCCCATCGACAGTAAGGCTGTAACCATTACATTCGATTCGTCGAAAGATTCAAGGCTTGGCCTTTTTTCAGGAGAATTGTATGCCCATACTGGAGTTTCTATTGCAGGTATTGGCGACTGGAAGCATGTAATCGGAAACTGGAATGACAATGCGATACAACCCAAGCTAACAAACAAAGGAAATGGTATTTACGAATTAGTAATCAATCCCGATATAAATACCTACTACTCAGTCCCACCTTCCGAATTAGTTACAAAAATGGATTTTGTGTTTCGATCAGCAGATGGGTCGAAACAAACCAACGATCTTTTCATCAATGTTTCAACCGAAGATTTACATGTCAACATTACGTCACCTTCACGCATAAACGTGTTCGATAAAAATCAAAGCTTTCAGTTCACAGCTTCATCCACAGCATCGGCTGATCTAAAACTATTCCTGAATAATCAGCAAATTTCTTCTGTAACAGGTACTGAACTTACCCAAACCATGACCATTCCAGATGCAGGAAACTACTGGTTAAAAGCAACAGTGACACAAAATACAACGATTAAACGCGACTCAGTGTATGTCTGCATCCGTGAAACCACTCCAATTGAAGCCAAACCTTCCGGACTTCAAGCCGGAATCAATTATACCAGCGATCAGTCGGCAACCCTCGTTATTTATGCTCCATTTAAAAATAACATTTTCGTAACCGGCGATTTTAACGACTGGCTACCCGACAATGGTTACCAAATGAAGAAAGATGGCGACTATTATTGGCTAACAATCAACAATTTGATTCCGCAAAAAGAATACGTTTTTCAATACCTGATTGATGGAAGCCTGAAAGTAGCCGATCCGTATACCGATAAAGTTTCCGATCCGGATGATAAATACATTTCAACATCAACCTATCCTAACCTGATTTCATATCCTGAAGGAAAAGCAACTGACCGGGCTTCGGTTTTACAAACAGCCCAAACGCCTTATTCGTGGAGAAACAGTTCGTATGCAATACCACAAACAAGCAAGCTCTCGATTTACGAATTGCTTCTCCGCGATTTTACCACTGAAGGAACCTACAATGCCGTTCAGGCAAAGCTTGATTATCTGAAACAATTGGGCATTAACACGATTGAGTTGATGCCTTTCAGTGAGTTTGAAGGAAACGACAGCTGGGGCTACAATCCCAATTTCTATTTTGCTCCGGATAAAGCTTACGGTACGAAAAACGACTTGAAAGCTCTGATTGACGAATGCCACAAACAAGGATTTATCGTGATTCAGGATATGGTTTTAAACCATTCGTACAATTCGAGTCCATTGGCAAAAATGTACTGGAATTCGACACTGAGCCGTCCGGCAGCCAACAACCCCTGGTACAACGAAACATCGCCAAACACGGCTTACAGTTGGGGAAACGATTTCAACCACGAGAGCCAGGCAACCAAAGATTTTGTTGACCGGGTTACCAGATACTGGATGACTGAATACAAAGTTGACGGATTCCGTTTCGACTTTACCAAAGGATTTACAAACACGCCGGGCGATGGCAGTGGGTACGATGCAGCCCGAATTGCTATTTTGAAAAGAATGGCCGATAAGATTTGGGAGGTAAATCCAAAGGCAATTGTTATACTCGAACATTTTGCCATCAATTCAGAAGAGCAGGAATTAACTTCATATGGAAATGGGATGCTGGTTTGGGGAAATGCAAATTCAACTTTTGCAGAAGCGGCCATGGGTTATAATGAATCGAACAAGTCGGACTTCAATTGGGCATCCTATCAGAAAAGAGGCTTTACGAAACCCGGGCTGGTTGCTTACATGGAAAGTCATGATGAGGAACGGCAGATGTTTAAAACAGAAACATACGGTAACTCGTTTGGAACATACAACACCAAAGATCTCAATACTGCTTTAACCAGAAGCCAGCTTTCAACCACGTTTTTTATGTCGTTGGCCGGACCAAAAATGATTTGGCAGTTTGGTGAATTGGGATACGATATTTCTATCGACCAGAATGGAAGGGTTGGCAAAAAGCCAATTCTATGGTCGTATTTCGATGATCCTGAACGGAAAAAGCTATTTGATGTGTATGCTGCAATGCTGCGGTTACGTTCGCAATTTGATGTTTTTACATCAGGAACCGAAACCCTTTCAGTAAATGGTAATTTCAAAAAAATACAACTTAAACTTAACGATCACAATATCAATTTACTTGGCAATTTCGGGCTAGCCGATCAAACTGTTATTCCCGGGTTTCAGCATACTGGTTTATGGTACGAATTCTTTACCGGCGCCGAATTAAACATTTCGGATGTCAGTACAACAATTTTGCTCAAGGCAGGAGAATACCGGTTATACAGCGACAAAAAATTGCCCGAATTTAAAGGTCCACTAACAGATTCTTCAGTAAAATTAAGCAACTCAGATATTCGAATCTTCCCCAATCCGGCAACCGACAGGCTGCAAATTGAAGCTCCTGATGCGATTCAGGAAATCGAACTAATTTCTGCCGATGGTAAAATTCTAAGAAAATTACAACCAAATGCGACTCGTTTTACGTTTGAATTAAACGGGATTAACCGTGGACTATTCTTTGTGAGAATAAAAACAACCCGCCAGATTTTTACCGAAAAAATGATAAAGAACTAA
- a CDS encoding FecR family protein — MEKEKFDIDQLIANRLLGTISDEENLFLDDWIKQSIENQRLYSEQKRLWNLFEIHQKVQKIDERKAYQTISDQLFIKKKVNVFGWIQRIAAILLLPVIIASVYYFYLGKGNHNQFSTVYNTVETPLGMRSSLTLPDGTQVWLNAGSSISYPVLFADNYRKVSLSGEAYFEVKKNKKWPFIVSAKNMDIIVSGTTFNCNAYPENNQIQTVLVEGAISLTNNSATVNVLMTPGELATFNSSDQKVTKIKTDLQKYVAWKSGKLMFRDDKMNKVVEKLERWYNVEFDIEDKEIEDYIYTATFVDESLDQVLKMLSISAPIRYTISERNKQEDQTFAKSKVKLYKR, encoded by the coding sequence GTGGAAAAAGAAAAATTTGATATCGATCAACTGATTGCAAATCGATTGCTGGGAACGATTTCTGATGAAGAAAATTTGTTCCTTGATGATTGGATTAAACAGTCGATTGAAAATCAGAGACTTTATTCAGAACAAAAAAGATTGTGGAATCTTTTTGAGATTCATCAAAAAGTACAAAAAATTGATGAACGTAAAGCTTACCAAACCATATCCGATCAATTATTTATTAAGAAGAAAGTTAATGTTTTTGGATGGATTCAACGGATTGCTGCGATATTGCTACTTCCGGTAATTATCGCGTCAGTCTATTATTTTTATTTGGGAAAAGGGAACCATAATCAATTTTCAACAGTATACAATACAGTTGAGACTCCTCTTGGCATGCGTTCAAGTTTAACTTTGCCCGACGGAACACAGGTGTGGTTAAATGCAGGGAGTTCAATTAGCTATCCTGTTTTATTTGCGGACAATTACCGTAAGGTAAGCCTTAGTGGCGAAGCCTATTTTGAAGTTAAAAAGAATAAGAAATGGCCATTTATAGTTAGTGCAAAAAATATGGATATTATTGTTTCCGGAACGACTTTCAATTGTAATGCCTATCCGGAAAACAATCAGATACAAACAGTTTTAGTTGAAGGGGCAATTTCGCTTACGAATAACAGCGCTACGGTGAATGTTTTGATGACTCCGGGAGAATTGGCAACTTTTAACAGCAGTGATCAAAAGGTAACCAAGATAAAAACCGATTTGCAAAAATATGTTGCCTGGAAAAGTGGAAAACTCATGTTCAGAGATGATAAAATGAACAAGGTGGTTGAAAAACTTGAACGTTGGTATAATGTTGAATTTGATATTGAGGATAAGGAAATTGAAGATTACATTTATACTGCAACCTTTGTTGATGAAAGTCTTGATCAGGTATTAAAAATGTTGTCGATCTCAGCTCCGATCAGATACACAATTTCAGAACGGAATAAGCAAGAGGATCAGACATTTGCAAAGTCAAAAGTCAAATTGTATAAGAGATGA
- a CDS encoding TonB-dependent receptor, whose protein sequence is MRLTFYLLLLTVFQGIASNSYSQNTKLSFKLNDAKVKDVLNVIEEKSEFYFLFNSKLVDVERKVDINVSNQQVDKILSSLFNGTNVGYTVMDRQIILQPTAEVSELTTSMQQQIKVSGKITDATTNETLPGVNIVVKGTTTGTLTDLDGSYTINVPSRKTTLIFSFVGYNSQEVVVGDNTVLDIVLKATMTDLDEVVVVGYGTQKRTNVVGAVASVTGDKLLSIPSMNVSNAISGMIPGTTVMQTTGEPGQGTPRIQVRGRTTVNANGNMDRLSNDATKAPQVLVVIDGVPGRSMDEIDPNDIESLSVLKDASAAIYGAQAANGVILIKTKSGREGKTRLSYQFYQGVMTPTLTPKVTNAADYATMLSEYQVAQGKARRYSDADIELFRNGKDPWEHPNTDWYGDLIKDWTSTSRHNVTLDGGAKGMSYYVSFGYKTDDAMYKASSTKYKQYNVRTKIEMPVTDWLKTGVELAGFLTDRQYPYKSADAIVGQSTRLVPTNWSFWPTSEGRYPGPDIEYGDNPVETSTFSAGKNDQKTYRLLSTFNATITVPFVKGLSLSGNYSYDITNYFNKRFYQPWTLYYPNWSQATRGADGFITSMPLTPTLRGLSSAENSERYERTINQTAMINANFNRKFGDHTISLFGGYEQYQSDWNYFEAYRKYYISSVIQTMDAGNAKDQNILGTATIYARKSFIGRASYDYKGKYLAEVVFRADGSLKFPTSDRWGYFPALLLGWRASEENFWKANLSFVDYFKLRASIGQMGNDPGNPFQYMDKYGIGTGMTFGTGGAIQTVVGPPTVANPFITWERQTSYNLGFESKFANSLFSLNAEFFYQRRDNILVTKDASVPNFTGLSLPQQNIGIVDNRGFELEGGYHKAVNKDLRIDATANISYNHNKVVFMDEPARAVPWQQLTGKSYLAWLMYDAIGIYKDQAQVDATPHVTGAKAGDVIFRDVSGDGKIDGDDRILIEKVDAPETFYGATVNVAYKAFTLSVQIQGQGKFLKNSQYDNRRGEAGNYYQWQFDNRWTPTNTVTNIARAYNRDDLYWSPDVRMSTYWMENTAYCRLKNVVLNYVIPQKYYQKIGLSRASVYVTGNNLALIWSATRKWDPETNNAGVYPTMKTFAIGANITF, encoded by the coding sequence ATGAGACTAACTTTTTATCTCCTATTACTCACGGTTTTCCAGGGAATTGCTTCAAATTCCTATTCTCAGAACACAAAACTTAGCTTTAAACTTAACGATGCAAAGGTTAAGGATGTGTTAAATGTGATTGAGGAAAAAAGTGAATTCTATTTTCTATTCAACAGCAAATTAGTTGATGTTGAACGAAAGGTTGATATTAACGTATCTAACCAGCAGGTCGACAAAATTCTTAGTAGCTTGTTTAACGGAACAAATGTCGGTTATACTGTAATGGATCGTCAGATTATTCTTCAGCCAACTGCAGAGGTGTCTGAGTTGACGACTTCCATGCAACAGCAAATCAAGGTTTCCGGAAAAATCACTGATGCAACCACCAACGAAACTCTTCCTGGTGTAAACATTGTTGTAAAAGGCACTACTACCGGTACCCTTACTGACTTGGACGGAAGTTATACGATTAATGTTCCAAGTCGAAAAACAACTTTGATTTTTTCATTCGTGGGATACAACTCACAGGAAGTTGTTGTTGGGGATAATACAGTTCTTGACATTGTCCTAAAAGCTACAATGACTGATTTGGACGAAGTTGTTGTTGTAGGTTACGGAACACAAAAACGTACCAATGTTGTTGGAGCTGTTGCCTCTGTCACAGGAGATAAACTGCTTTCAATTCCTTCAATGAACGTTTCCAATGCCATTTCTGGTATGATTCCCGGAACAACTGTTATGCAGACAACTGGTGAGCCAGGACAAGGAACCCCAAGAATCCAGGTTCGTGGTAGAACAACAGTTAATGCAAACGGTAATATGGACCGCTTGTCAAATGATGCCACCAAAGCGCCTCAGGTGTTAGTTGTTATTGATGGTGTACCCGGACGTTCGATGGACGAAATCGACCCTAACGATATTGAAAGCCTTTCTGTTTTGAAAGATGCCTCTGCTGCTATTTACGGTGCTCAGGCTGCAAACGGAGTTATCCTGATCAAGACCAAATCGGGGAGAGAAGGCAAAACCCGTTTGAGTTACCAATTCTATCAAGGAGTTATGACTCCAACTTTGACACCTAAGGTTACCAATGCTGCTGATTATGCAACAATGCTTTCGGAATACCAGGTTGCACAGGGTAAAGCCCGTAGGTATTCGGATGCAGATATCGAACTTTTCAGAAATGGTAAAGATCCATGGGAACATCCAAACACTGACTGGTATGGTGACCTGATTAAAGACTGGACATCTACCAGCAGACACAATGTTACTCTTGACGGTGGAGCCAAGGGGATGAGTTATTACGTTTCTTTCGGTTATAAGACTGACGATGCGATGTATAAAGCTTCATCAACTAAGTATAAGCAATACAACGTCAGGACAAAAATAGAAATGCCAGTTACCGATTGGTTAAAAACAGGTGTAGAACTTGCTGGTTTCTTGACTGATCGTCAATATCCATACAAGAGTGCTGATGCTATTGTTGGTCAGTCAACTCGTTTGGTTCCAACCAACTGGTCATTCTGGCCAACAAGTGAAGGCCGTTATCCTGGACCAGACATTGAGTATGGCGACAACCCAGTTGAAACTTCTACTTTTAGTGCAGGAAAAAATGACCAGAAAACCTATCGGTTGTTAAGTACATTTAATGCAACTATTACAGTTCCTTTTGTAAAAGGTCTTTCTTTATCGGGAAATTATAGCTACGACATTACCAATTACTTCAACAAAAGATTCTATCAACCTTGGACTTTGTACTACCCAAACTGGTCACAAGCAACCAGAGGTGCTGACGGTTTTATCACTTCGATGCCTTTAACTCCAACTTTGAGAGGACTTTCATCTGCTGAGAACTCTGAAAGGTATGAGCGTACCATCAATCAAACAGCTATGATTAATGCTAATTTCAACCGGAAATTTGGCGACCATACTATTTCTTTGTTTGGCGGTTACGAACAATACCAAAGCGACTGGAATTATTTCGAGGCATATCGCAAATATTATATTTCCTCGGTTATCCAGACCATGGATGCAGGTAACGCCAAAGACCAAAACATATTAGGGACTGCTACCATCTATGCCCGCAAATCATTTATTGGCCGTGCTTCATACGATTATAAAGGCAAATACCTTGCTGAAGTTGTGTTCCGTGCTGACGGTTCGTTGAAGTTTCCAACATCTGACCGTTGGGGATATTTTCCTGCATTATTGTTAGGATGGCGTGCTTCCGAAGAAAATTTCTGGAAAGCTAATCTGTCGTTTGTCGACTACTTTAAACTTAGAGCATCTATTGGCCAGATGGGTAATGACCCTGGAAATCCATTCCAATACATGGATAAATATGGTATTGGTACAGGTATGACATTTGGCACAGGTGGAGCTATCCAAACTGTTGTTGGCCCACCAACGGTTGCCAATCCATTTATTACATGGGAAAGACAAACATCCTATAATCTTGGATTTGAGTCAAAATTCGCAAATAGTCTTTTCAGTTTAAATGCTGAATTCTTCTACCAAAGAAGGGATAATATCCTGGTAACCAAAGATGCTTCGGTTCCTAACTTTACAGGGTTATCGCTTCCACAACAAAATATTGGTATTGTTGACAACCGCGGATTTGAACTCGAAGGTGGTTACCACAAAGCAGTTAACAAGGATTTGCGTATTGATGCAACCGCCAATATAAGTTATAACCATAATAAAGTTGTATTTATGGACGAACCTGCAAGAGCAGTGCCATGGCAGCAACTTACAGGAAAATCATATTTAGCTTGGTTGATGTATGATGCAATTGGCATTTACAAAGATCAGGCGCAGGTTGATGCAACTCCACACGTTACCGGAGCAAAAGCTGGTGATGTAATTTTCAGAGATGTATCAGGTGATGGTAAAATTGATGGTGATGACCGTATTTTAATCGAAAAGGTTGATGCACCGGAAACGTTCTATGGCGCCACTGTTAATGTAGCTTACAAAGCATTTACATTATCTGTTCAGATTCAAGGTCAGGGCAAATTCTTAAAGAACAGCCAATACGATAACCGTCGCGGTGAAGCAGGTAACTATTACCAATGGCAATTTGACAACCGTTGGACACCAACCAACACTGTAACTAACATCGCCAGGGCATATAACCGTGATGACCTTTACTGGTCACCTGATGTTCGAATGAGTACCTACTGGATGGAGAATACAGCTTATTGCCGTTTGAAGAATGTGGTACTGAACTATGTAATTCCACAGAAATACTACCAGAAAATTGGTTTATCAAGAGCAAGTGTTTATGTAACAGGCAATAACCTTGCATTAATTTGGAGCGCTACCAGAAAGTGGGATCCGGAAACCAACAATGCAGGAGTATATCCTACTATGAAAACGTTTGCCATTGGTGCCAACATTACTTTCTAA
- a CDS encoding SusF/SusE family outer membrane protein, with the protein MKRKSFYRILAILVTATILFSACTKETADVRLDPTLATTQSLKITSSSANVVGYVIAEGDGFNEKGICYNTATAPTVENMKVAYTGQTKTATFNVTLTGLTYATKYYARAYAIGPNGTIYGEESTFTTLPVVPTLTTAAVTAVTSFTATGGGNVTKDGGANITARGVCFGLKTAPTVADGKTTDGTGLGAFISSLKGLKHNTTYYVRAYATNSAGTGYGPEVTFKTAALPDAIYALGDGTEAQWDNTKAIKISQTATPGIYEGILVLAPAKSMKFIQTLGAWQPQWGQATGQDAGVLGANLGGGSDPDAITTPETGGNYKVTVDLGAMTYKVVAAYPSALFMIGDGVGGWDWASVDLPMIPVNSHPNMFWKIVWMNASGGFKFAPQKEWKDDFGSTGTATDGVYAKGGDNIPVPGTAGYYMVVVDLTANKIAIADPKVYLIGNTIGSWDTGNAAGLFTVDNANSVVTITKTLAADELRMYAWHPWFTDWWQSEFIILDGKLAFRGTGGDQSRVTVTAGSHTVNLNFKTGAGAIQ; encoded by the coding sequence ATGAAAAGAAAATCATTCTATAGAATATTGGCCATCCTTGTAACTGCGACAATTCTTTTTTCAGCATGTACAAAGGAAACTGCAGATGTCAGGCTTGATCCAACGCTTGCAACCACACAATCGCTGAAAATTACTTCGAGTTCAGCAAATGTTGTGGGCTATGTAATTGCCGAAGGAGATGGTTTTAATGAAAAGGGTATTTGCTACAATACAGCTACCGCCCCAACAGTTGAAAACATGAAAGTGGCTTATACTGGTCAAACAAAAACCGCTACTTTCAATGTTACCCTAACCGGGTTAACTTATGCCACCAAATACTACGCCCGTGCTTATGCAATTGGTCCAAACGGAACCATTTACGGCGAAGAAAGTACATTTACAACTCTACCAGTAGTACCAACACTTACCACTGCCGCAGTGACAGCAGTTACAAGCTTCACCGCTACAGGTGGAGGTAATGTGACTAAGGACGGAGGTGCCAACATTACTGCTCGTGGGGTTTGTTTTGGCCTAAAAACTGCTCCAACGGTTGCCGATGGCAAAACTACCGACGGAACGGGTTTGGGAGCATTTATAAGCTCACTGAAAGGCCTGAAGCACAATACAACCTATTATGTACGTGCTTATGCTACCAATAGCGCCGGTACAGGATATGGCCCTGAAGTAACATTTAAAACCGCAGCCTTACCTGATGCAATTTATGCTTTAGGCGATGGAACAGAAGCCCAATGGGATAATACCAAAGCGATCAAAATTAGCCAAACTGCAACTCCTGGTATTTATGAGGGAATTTTAGTATTGGCACCAGCCAAAAGCATGAAATTTATTCAAACTTTGGGTGCATGGCAACCACAATGGGGTCAGGCAACAGGTCAGGATGCAGGTGTACTAGGTGCAAACTTAGGCGGCGGAAGCGATCCGGATGCCATTACCACTCCTGAAACCGGCGGTAATTACAAAGTAACCGTTGATTTGGGTGCGATGACCTATAAAGTTGTTGCAGCTTATCCATCGGCCTTGTTTATGATTGGCGATGGAGTTGGTGGTTGGGATTGGGCAAGTGTTGATCTCCCGATGATTCCAGTAAACAGCCATCCCAATATGTTCTGGAAAATTGTTTGGATGAATGCTTCCGGTGGGTTCAAATTTGCTCCTCAAAAAGAATGGAAAGACGATTTTGGTTCAACCGGAACTGCAACTGACGGAGTTTACGCCAAAGGTGGAGATAATATTCCCGTTCCTGGAACAGCAGGATATTATATGGTTGTTGTTGATTTGACAGCCAATAAAATAGCCATTGCCGATCCAAAAGTCTATTTGATTGGTAACACTATCGGCTCGTGGGATACCGGCAATGCTGCAGGGTTGTTCACCGTTGATAACGCCAATAGTGTGGTTACGATTACTAAAACCTTAGCTGCCGACGAATTGAGAATGTACGCCTGGCATCCTTGGTTTACCGATTGGTGGCAATCAGAATTTATTATCCTTGATGGAAAACTTGCATTCCGTGGTACTGGTGGCGACCAGAGTCGTGTTACTGTTACTGCCGGATCACATACTGTAAATTTGAATTTCAAAACAGGTGCTGGCGCTATCCAATAA
- a CDS encoding amidohydrolase gives MNRTLIFTIIALCSLYSCNAPKMKVDLIVTNARIYTIDDSFSIAESFAVKDGKFIAVGSSDDIASKYVSDRVIDCKGKTVYPGFNDAHCHFYGYGMDLMQYADLAGLADQESVYQKLQEYQRRTGSKWILGRGWDQNLWPEKSFPDNKRLNELFPDIPVYLVRVDGHAAWCNAKALEFAGITSQTNISGGEVLLKYGQPTGVLIDNAKELVFKQIPSPSSELKAKALLEAQKNCFAVGLTSVTDCGLSKDVILLIDSLQKNGELCMRINAMMEPSNENLEYFLKSAPYKTDRLQVNTIKLYADGALGSRGAYLLEDYSDDPGNRGLLMEKTSYYEDICQKAYNAGFQVATHCIGDGANRFMLNIYAKFLKAKNDRRWRIEHVQVVHPDDMASFGKYSVIPSIQATHATSDMFWADERLGNERLKTAYAYQQLLEQNGWLPNGTDFPIEDISPIKTFFASVCRTNSKGLPVGGFQMENALSREQAIRSETIWAAKAGFEEGRIGSIEIGKEADFIVLDTDLMNCPTDAILRTKVLKTVLGGELVFESETDQGKNHQ, from the coding sequence ATGAACCGAACTTTGATATTCACAATTATTGCACTGTGTAGTCTATATTCATGTAATGCTCCTAAAATGAAAGTTGACTTGATTGTTACAAATGCCAGGATTTATACTATTGATGATTCTTTTTCAATTGCCGAAAGTTTTGCGGTGAAAGATGGTAAATTCATTGCAGTTGGCTCCAGTGATGATATTGCCTCTAAATATGTCTCTGATCGGGTTATAGACTGCAAAGGGAAAACCGTTTATCCGGGCTTTAATGATGCACATTGCCATTTTTACGGATATGGAATGGATCTGATGCAGTATGCCGATTTGGCCGGACTCGCTGATCAGGAGAGTGTTTACCAAAAGCTTCAGGAATACCAGAGACGAACAGGCAGCAAATGGATACTTGGCCGGGGTTGGGATCAGAATTTATGGCCTGAGAAATCATTTCCCGACAATAAGCGATTAAACGAACTGTTCCCTGATATTCCGGTTTACCTTGTTCGTGTCGATGGTCATGCAGCCTGGTGTAATGCCAAAGCGCTTGAATTTGCTGGAATAACTTCTCAAACAAACATTTCCGGAGGAGAGGTATTGTTGAAATACGGACAGCCAACCGGTGTACTGATCGACAATGCCAAAGAATTGGTATTTAAGCAAATTCCTTCACCATCGTCAGAGCTGAAAGCAAAAGCATTACTTGAAGCGCAAAAGAATTGCTTTGCAGTTGGCTTGACTTCGGTTACCGATTGTGGCCTTTCAAAGGACGTTATTTTGCTGATCGATTCATTGCAAAAGAATGGTGAACTTTGTATGCGAATCAATGCGATGATGGAGCCAAGCAATGAAAATCTGGAATATTTTCTAAAAAGTGCCCCTTATAAAACCGATCGCTTACAGGTAAATACCATCAAACTATATGCTGATGGAGCTTTAGGTTCGCGTGGTGCCTATTTGTTGGAAGATTATTCGGATGATCCCGGAAACCGTGGTTTACTTATGGAAAAAACATCGTATTACGAAGACATTTGTCAGAAAGCATACAATGCCGGATTTCAGGTGGCCACCCATTGCATTGGCGATGGCGCCAACCGTTTTATGCTGAACATTTATGCCAAATTCCTGAAAGCAAAAAATGATCGTCGCTGGCGCATTGAACATGTGCAGGTTGTACATCCTGATGATATGGCCTCATTCGGAAAGTACTCGGTAATTCCATCGATTCAGGCAACGCATGCTACTTCCGATATGTTTTGGGCCGATGAGCGACTGGGTAATGAACGCCTAAAAACGGCATATGCCTATCAACAATTGCTTGAGCAGAATGGTTGGCTTCCCAACGGTACCGATTTTCCGATTGAAGACATCAGCCCAATAAAAACCTTTTTTGCCTCTGTTTGCCGGACGAACTCCAAAGGATTGCCAGTTGGTGGATTCCAAATGGAAAACGCCCTGTCGCGTGAACAAGCTATACGATCGGAAACAATTTGGGCTGCAAAAGCAGGGTTTGAGGAAGGTAGAATAGGAAGCATTGAAATAGGGAAGGAAGCAGATTTTATTGTCCTCGATACCGATTTGATGAATTGTCCTACGGATGCAATTCTTCGCACAAAGGTTCTGAAAACAGTTTTGGGAGGGGAACTTGTGTTTGAATCAGAAACAGATCAGGGAAAAAATCATCAATAA